A single genomic interval of Streptomyces sp. 1222.5 harbors:
- a CDS encoding polyprenyl synthetase family protein yields MTVVGPFGLSVRDQALEADVQAGLTAVEEGLLEATKSEVPFITEAAQHLVRAGGKRFRPLLVMLASQFGDPYAPGIVPSAVVVELTHLATLYHDDVMDEAAVRRGVDSANTRWGNSVAVLTGDFLFARASQILADLGPEAVRVQALAFERLVTGQILETAGPTDGRDPVDHYLDVLGGKTGSLVAVSCRFGAMMSGADETVVDVLTQYGERLGVAFQLADDVLDIASDSHESGKTPGTDLREGIATLPVLRLRERAARLGLAEDIALCELLDSDLSDDARHAEALAALRAHPALEQARQDTIRYAKEARAALAPLRECDAKAALIELCDAVVHRAG; encoded by the coding sequence GTGACCGTCGTCGGGCCGTTCGGGCTGAGCGTGCGGGACCAGGCTCTGGAAGCCGATGTCCAGGCCGGATTGACGGCTGTCGAGGAAGGCTTGCTCGAGGCCACCAAGAGCGAGGTCCCGTTCATCACGGAGGCCGCGCAGCACCTCGTACGGGCCGGTGGGAAGCGGTTCCGTCCGCTGCTCGTGATGCTCGCGTCCCAGTTCGGCGACCCCTACGCGCCGGGCATCGTGCCCTCGGCAGTGGTCGTGGAGCTGACCCACCTCGCCACGCTGTACCACGACGACGTGATGGACGAGGCGGCCGTGCGCCGCGGTGTGGACAGCGCCAACACCCGCTGGGGCAACTCCGTCGCGGTCCTGACCGGCGACTTCCTGTTCGCCCGGGCCTCCCAGATCCTCGCCGACCTCGGTCCCGAGGCGGTCCGGGTGCAGGCCCTCGCGTTCGAGCGGCTGGTCACGGGCCAGATCCTGGAGACCGCCGGTCCCACGGACGGCCGCGACCCGGTCGATCACTACCTGGACGTACTCGGCGGCAAGACGGGCTCGCTGGTCGCGGTCTCCTGCCGGTTCGGCGCGATGATGTCCGGCGCCGACGAGACGGTCGTCGACGTGCTCACCCAGTACGGCGAGCGGCTCGGGGTCGCCTTCCAGCTCGCGGACGACGTCCTGGACATCGCCTCCGACTCCCACGAGTCCGGCAAGACCCCGGGCACCGACCTGCGCGAGGGCATCGCCACGCTGCCCGTGCTCCGGCTGCGCGAGCGGGCCGCCCGGCTCGGGCTGGCCGAGGACATCGCGCTGTGCGAGCTGCTGGACTCCGATCTCAGCGACGACGCCCGGCACGCCGAGGCGCTGGCGGCGCTGCGCGCCCACCCCGCGCTGGAGCAGGCCCGCCAGGACACGATCCGCTACGCGAAGGAGGCCCGGGCCGCGCTGGCGCCGCTGCGGGAGTGCGACGCCAAGGCGGCGCTGATCGAGCTGTGCGATGCGGTGGTGCACCGCGCCGGCTAG
- a CDS encoding outer membrane lipoprotein carrier protein LolA yields MAPYESDDAADAARDEDARSGRRKAARYAVPVAVVGVAAATIGLVPALADSGDPDLPRISAQQLIEKIAKSDTQQLSGTVKINTDLGLPDLGGLENSLASGAAPGSGDGSSADPQSKLTELVSGSHTLRVAADGPDRQKLSLLERGAEYSLIHDGKDVWGYDSKSNEVYHSTAADSGEDHRAKPPATPEDFAGEALKSVDDTTSVTVDGTMRVAGRDAYKLLIKPKQSGSTVGAISIAVDAKTGTPLKFTLTPRSGGAAVLDTGFTQVSFAEPAASTFDFTPPKGAKVTEDEDGPKGREHAHKGGDDFGKGLDGATVIGKGWTSVATFDTGAGGGQPTGSQGGDLGGFLGSLGEQVSGKFGKGTVFSTRLVNALITDDGKVYAGAVTKEALVKAADTGK; encoded by the coding sequence ATGGCACCGTACGAATCCGACGACGCAGCGGACGCGGCGCGGGACGAGGACGCGCGTTCCGGCCGCCGCAAGGCCGCCCGGTACGCCGTACCGGTCGCGGTGGTGGGGGTGGCGGCGGCCACGATCGGGCTGGTCCCGGCGCTCGCCGACTCCGGTGACCCCGACCTGCCCAGGATCAGCGCACAGCAGCTCATCGAGAAGATCGCCAAGTCGGACACGCAGCAGCTGTCCGGCACAGTGAAGATCAACACCGATCTGGGCCTGCCGGACCTCGGCGGCCTGGAGAACAGCCTCGCCTCGGGGGCGGCCCCGGGCTCCGGCGACGGCTCCTCCGCCGACCCGCAGTCCAAGCTCACCGAGCTGGTCAGCGGCAGCCACACCCTGCGCGTGGCGGCCGACGGCCCGGACCGGCAGAAGCTCTCCCTGCTGGAGCGGGGCGCCGAGTACAGCCTCATCCACGACGGCAAGGACGTCTGGGGCTACGACAGCAAGAGCAACGAGGTCTACCACTCCACCGCGGCCGACTCCGGCGAGGACCACCGGGCGAAGCCGCCCGCCACGCCCGAGGACTTCGCCGGCGAGGCGCTGAAGTCGGTGGACGACACCACGTCCGTCACCGTCGACGGCACCATGCGGGTCGCCGGCCGCGACGCCTACAAGCTGCTGATCAAGCCCAAGCAGTCCGGCAGCACGGTCGGCGCCATCAGCATCGCGGTGGACGCGAAGACGGGTACGCCGCTGAAGTTCACGCTGACGCCGAGGAGCGGCGGGGCCGCCGTTCTCGACACGGGCTTCACCCAGGTCTCCTTCGCCGAGCCGGCGGCCTCGACCTTCGACTTCACCCCGCCCAAGGGTGCGAAGGTCACCGAGGACGAGGACGGCCCCAAGGGGCGGGAGCACGCCCACAAGGGCGGCGACGACTTCGGCAAGGGCCTGGACGGAGCCACCGTCATCGGCAAGGGCTGGACGTCCGTCGCCACCTTCGACACCGGCGCCGGCGGCGGCCAGCCCACCGGCTCCCAGGGCGGTGACCTGGGCGGCTTCCTGGGCTCGCTCGGCGAGCAGGTCTCCGGCAAGTTCGGCAAGGGCACGGTGTTCTCCACCCGCCTGGTCAACGCCCTGATCACCGACGACGGCAAGGTCTACGCCGGCGCCGTGACCAAGGAGGCCCTGGTGAAGGCGGCGGACACGGGGAAGTAA
- a CDS encoding ABC transporter ATP-binding protein encodes MDAPSATQREGHDPEDAREHDPAEAPEGVIATRGLTKRYRGGQLAVDGLDLTVPAGSVFGFLGPNGSGKTTTIRMLMGLIEPTSGTARVLGRPMPRAARAVLPQVGALIEGPALYGFLSGRDNLLRYDAADPTADPRTRRVRVAAALDRVGLTAAAGKKAKAYSLGMKQRLGLAAALLQPRRLLVLDEPTNGLDPQGMREIRTLIRELAADGTTVFLSSHLLDEIEQVCTHAAVMTRGRLVTQGAVADLAAGARGRLVVLTPDAADAARVLKEQGIGDVTADGDRVTGEPPARDLAEVTAALVGAGVRVRGLTLERASLEDAFVALTGEGFDVAG; translated from the coding sequence ATGGACGCACCGTCCGCCACGCAGCGGGAGGGGCACGACCCGGAGGACGCGCGGGAGCACGACCCGGCGGAGGCGCCCGAGGGCGTCATCGCCACGCGCGGACTCACCAAGCGCTACCGCGGCGGACAGCTCGCCGTGGACGGTCTCGACCTGACCGTCCCGGCGGGCAGCGTCTTCGGCTTCCTCGGCCCGAACGGCTCCGGCAAGACCACCACCATCCGCATGCTGATGGGCCTGATCGAGCCGACCTCGGGCACGGCACGGGTGCTGGGCCGCCCCATGCCGCGGGCGGCTCGTGCGGTCCTGCCGCAGGTCGGCGCGCTCATCGAGGGCCCCGCCCTGTACGGCTTCCTGTCCGGCCGGGACAACCTCCTGCGCTACGACGCCGCCGACCCGACCGCCGACCCGCGCACCCGGCGCGTCCGCGTCGCCGCCGCCCTGGACCGGGTGGGCCTCACGGCCGCCGCGGGCAAGAAGGCGAAGGCGTACTCGCTCGGCATGAAGCAGCGCCTCGGCCTGGCCGCGGCGCTGCTCCAGCCGCGCCGACTGCTCGTCCTGGACGAACCGACCAACGGCCTCGACCCGCAGGGCATGCGGGAGATCCGCACCCTGATCAGGGAACTGGCCGCCGACGGCACGACCGTCTTCCTCTCCTCGCACCTCCTGGACGAGATCGAGCAGGTCTGCACGCACGCGGCGGTGATGACGCGGGGCCGGCTCGTCACCCAGGGCGCGGTCGCCGACCTGGCGGCCGGGGCGCGCGGCCGGCTGGTGGTGCTCACCCCGGACGCGGCCGACGCGGCCCGGGTGCTCAAGGAGCAGGGGATCGGGGACGTCACCGCGGACGGTGACCGGGTCACCGGCGAGCCGCCCGCGCGGGACCTCGCCGAGGTGACCGCGGCCCTGGTCGGCGCGGGCGTGCGCGTCCGGGGCCTCACGCTCGAACGGGCCTCGCTGGAGGACGCGTTCGTGGCACTGACGGGGGAGGGTTTCGATGTCGCGGGCTGA
- a CDS encoding ABC transporter permease, which produces MSRAETVPGPAGGAGTPLPAPPGEAAVRRPRLLWTFGLLRSEIVTTVRRWRTLALLGVLAAVPVLVGIAVRIETRGGSSAGGGGGGPAFISQITNNGLFLVFTALAATLPFFLPMAVGVVAGDAIAGEAGAGTLRYLLVAPAGRTRLLLTKYTTVMVFCLLATLVVAVSALIVGALLFPLGDLTTISGTRIGFAEGLGRALLIALVVAASLIGVAALGLFVSTLTGSGIAAMATTVGLLITVQILDQIPQLHALQPYLFPHYWLSFADLMRDPVYWDDLTKNLELQALYAAVFGSAAWARFAAKDVSA; this is translated from the coding sequence ATGTCGCGGGCTGAGACGGTCCCGGGCCCGGCCGGCGGGGCCGGCACGCCGCTCCCCGCGCCGCCCGGGGAGGCGGCCGTCCGGCGGCCGCGTCTCCTGTGGACCTTCGGGCTGCTGCGCAGCGAGATCGTCACCACGGTCCGCCGCTGGCGCACGCTCGCCCTGCTGGGTGTGCTGGCGGCGGTGCCGGTGCTGGTGGGGATCGCGGTGAGGATCGAGACCAGGGGCGGCTCGTCGGCGGGCGGGGGCGGCGGCGGTCCGGCGTTCATCTCGCAGATCACCAACAACGGCCTGTTCCTGGTGTTCACGGCACTGGCGGCGACGCTGCCGTTCTTCCTGCCGATGGCCGTCGGCGTCGTCGCGGGCGACGCGATCGCGGGGGAGGCGGGCGCGGGAACTCTGCGCTATCTGCTGGTCGCCCCGGCCGGCCGGACCCGCCTGCTGCTGACCAAGTACACGACCGTGATGGTGTTCTGCCTGCTGGCCACCCTGGTCGTCGCCGTCTCGGCGCTGATCGTCGGCGCGCTGCTCTTCCCGCTCGGCGATCTGACGACCATCTCCGGCACCCGGATCGGCTTCGCCGAGGGCCTGGGCCGGGCGTTGCTGATCGCCCTGGTCGTCGCCGCGTCCCTGATAGGTGTGGCCGCGCTCGGCCTGTTCGTGTCGACCCTCACCGGCAGCGGCATCGCGGCGATGGCGACCACCGTGGGCCTGCTGATCACCGTGCAGATCCTCGACCAGATCCCCCAGTTGCACGCGCTGCAGCCGTACCTCTTCCCGCACTACTGGCTGTCCTTCGCCGATCTGATGCGCGACCCCGTCTACTGGGACGACCTGACGAAGAACCTCGAACTCCAGGCCCTGTACGCGGCCGTGTTCGGCTCGGCGGCCTGGGCGCGGTTCGCGGCGAAGGACGTCAGCGCGTAG
- a CDS encoding flavodoxin family protein, which produces MSRRFLFVLGSARAEGNTELLARRAAEQLPGDVEQRWIHLAERPLPGFVDLRHDSDHVRPPSDTATGRLLDATLAATDIVIASPLYWYSVSSLTKTYLDHWSGWLRTPGVDFKATMAGRTLWGVAALADEEPSVADPYVGTLNNSAAYLGMRFGGVLLGNGSKPGDVLKDTGALTRAKTFFAQDAPLARFPHQTA; this is translated from the coding sequence ATGAGCCGCCGCTTCCTCTTCGTCCTGGGCAGCGCCCGCGCCGAGGGCAACACCGAACTGCTGGCCCGCCGGGCCGCCGAACAGCTGCCCGGTGACGTCGAACAGCGCTGGATCCACCTCGCCGAACGGCCGCTGCCCGGCTTCGTGGACCTCCGGCACGACAGCGACCACGTACGCCCGCCGTCGGACACCGCGACCGGCCGGCTGCTGGACGCCACCCTCGCGGCCACGGACATCGTGATCGCCTCGCCCCTGTACTGGTACTCGGTCTCCAGCCTCACCAAGACCTATCTGGACCACTGGTCCGGCTGGCTGCGCACCCCGGGCGTCGACTTCAAGGCCACGATGGCCGGACGCACCCTCTGGGGCGTCGCCGCACTGGCGGACGAGGAGCCGTCCGTCGCCGACCCGTACGTGGGCACGCTCAACAACTCGGCCGCCTACCTGGGGATGCGCTTCGGCGGGGTCCTGCTCGGCAACGGCAGCAAGCCCGGCGACGTGCTGAAGGACACCGGGGCACTGACCCGCGCGAAGACGTTCTTCGCGCAGGACGCGCCGCTCGCCCGCTTCCCGCACCAGACCGCGTAG
- a CDS encoding VOC family protein, translating into MTQAPAPTPAPLHWKLVIDAGDPHTQADFWAAALHYTAEDNSALIEQLLSAGDLPGAAIVEYHGLPAFRDLIAVRHPDDPYDPRTGTGLGRRLLFQRVPETKTAKNRLHLDLHTGRGERPAEVARLEALGARVLHEVKEPSGEWVVMADPEGNEFCVH; encoded by the coding sequence ATGACCCAGGCACCCGCTCCCACCCCCGCCCCGCTGCACTGGAAGCTCGTCATCGACGCGGGCGACCCGCACACCCAGGCCGACTTCTGGGCCGCCGCGCTGCACTACACGGCCGAGGACAACAGCGCCCTGATCGAACAGCTGCTGTCCGCCGGCGATCTGCCCGGCGCGGCCATCGTGGAGTACCACGGCCTGCCCGCCTTCCGTGACCTGATCGCCGTACGGCATCCCGACGACCCGTACGACCCCCGGACCGGCACCGGGCTCGGGCGGCGGCTGCTGTTCCAGCGCGTGCCGGAGACCAAGACGGCGAAGAACCGGCTCCACCTCGACCTGCACACCGGCCGGGGTGAGCGCCCGGCGGAGGTGGCACGGCTGGAGGCGCTGGGCGCGCGCGTGCTGCACGAGGTGAAGGAGCCCTCCGGCGAGTGGGTGGTCATGGCCGACCCGGAGGGCAACGAGTTCTGCGTGCACTAG
- the rarD gene encoding EamA family transporter RarD, whose product MAGTSKGEHRIGLLNGFAAYGMWGLVPLFWPLLKPAGAVEILAHRMVWSAVFVAVALLFVRRWAWAGQLLRQPRRLGLVAVAAAVITVNWGVYIWAVNSGHVVEASLGYFINPLVTIAMGVLLLKERLRPVQWAAVATGFAAVVVLTVGYGRPPWISLCLAFSFATYGLVKKKVALGGVESLAAETAMQFLPALGYLLWLVAHGGSSFVDDGPGHAALLASTGIVTALPLVCFGAAAIRVPLSTLGLLQYLAPVFQFLLGIFYFHEAMPPERWAGFGLVWLALVLLTGDALRSARRGARALRETGRVPAAVSDSPVAAGTAVAAGTALATGAVVAGPEAESLATAPGPDPEVATP is encoded by the coding sequence GTGGCCGGGACATCCAAGGGCGAACACCGGATAGGCCTGCTGAACGGCTTCGCCGCGTACGGCATGTGGGGTCTGGTCCCGCTGTTCTGGCCGCTGCTCAAGCCCGCCGGAGCGGTCGAGATCCTCGCCCACCGCATGGTCTGGTCCGCGGTCTTCGTCGCCGTCGCCCTGCTCTTCGTGCGCCGCTGGGCCTGGGCGGGGCAGCTGCTGCGCCAGCCGCGCCGGCTCGGACTCGTCGCGGTGGCGGCGGCCGTCATCACCGTGAACTGGGGCGTCTACATCTGGGCCGTGAACTCCGGCCACGTCGTCGAGGCGTCCCTCGGGTACTTCATCAACCCGCTCGTCACCATCGCGATGGGCGTGCTCCTACTGAAGGAGCGGCTGCGGCCCGTGCAGTGGGCGGCGGTCGCGACCGGCTTCGCCGCCGTGGTCGTCCTGACCGTCGGCTACGGCCGGCCGCCGTGGATCTCGCTCTGCCTGGCCTTCTCGTTCGCCACCTACGGCCTGGTGAAGAAGAAGGTCGCCCTCGGCGGCGTCGAGTCGCTGGCCGCCGAGACCGCGATGCAGTTCCTGCCCGCGCTCGGCTACCTGCTGTGGCTCGTCGCGCACGGCGGCAGCAGCTTCGTCGACGACGGCCCCGGGCACGCGGCCCTGCTCGCCTCCACCGGCATCGTCACCGCGCTGCCGCTGGTCTGCTTCGGCGCGGCGGCGATCCGCGTGCCCCTGTCCACGCTCGGACTGCTGCAGTACCTGGCGCCCGTCTTCCAGTTCCTGCTCGGCATCTTCTACTTCCACGAGGCCATGCCGCCCGAGCGCTGGGCCGGATTCGGGCTGGTCTGGCTGGCGCTGGTACTGCTCACGGGCGACGCGCTGCGCTCCGCCCGTCGCGGGGCCCGGGCGCTCCGGGAGACCGGTCGTGTGCCGGCCGCGGTGTCCGACAGCCCTGTCGCGGCCGGTACCGCCGTCGCGGCCGGTACCGCTCTCGCGACCGGCGCGGTGGTCGCCGGACCGGAGGCGGAGAGCCTGGCCACCGCCCCCGGCCCGGACCCCGAGGTCGCGACGCCGTAA
- a CDS encoding SDR family oxidoreductase — protein MSIVVTGATGHLGRHVVEQLLEKVPADRITAVVRDKEKAAGLAARGVRLAVADYNAPETFDGLFSAGDRVLLISGNEFDKGRVRQHEVVIEAARAAGVALLAYTSAPGSLRAALADDHRATEEVLLASGLPYSLLRNGWYHENYTENLAPVLEHGAVVQAAGDGRISSASRADYAAAAVAVLTGEGHENTTYELGGDVAWGFAEYAAELSRQTGREIVYNPVSVVALTGILTGAGLPAPLAAILAGVDASIEKGELAVSSGDLSRLTGRPTTPLADAVAAALKD, from the coding sequence ATGAGCATCGTCGTCACCGGAGCCACCGGACACCTCGGCCGGCACGTCGTGGAGCAGCTGCTGGAGAAGGTCCCGGCGGACCGGATCACCGCGGTCGTGCGCGACAAGGAGAAGGCCGCCGGCCTCGCGGCACGGGGAGTGCGGCTCGCCGTCGCCGACTACAACGCCCCCGAGACCTTCGACGGCCTGTTCTCGGCCGGGGACCGGGTCCTGCTGATCTCGGGCAACGAGTTCGACAAGGGCCGGGTGCGGCAGCACGAGGTCGTCATCGAAGCGGCGCGGGCGGCGGGCGTCGCACTGCTCGCGTACACCAGCGCCCCGGGCAGCCTGCGGGCGGCGCTCGCCGACGACCACCGGGCCACCGAGGAGGTGCTGCTCGCCTCCGGCCTGCCCTACAGCCTGCTGCGCAACGGCTGGTACCACGAGAACTACACCGAGAACCTGGCGCCGGTGCTGGAGCACGGCGCGGTCGTCCAGGCCGCCGGCGACGGCCGGATCTCCTCGGCCTCCCGCGCCGACTACGCGGCCGCCGCGGTCGCGGTGCTCACCGGCGAGGGGCACGAGAACACGACGTACGAGCTGGGCGGTGACGTGGCGTGGGGCTTCGCCGAGTACGCCGCCGAGCTGAGCCGGCAGACCGGCAGGGAGATCGTCTACAACCCGGTCTCCGTCGTGGCGCTCACCGGCATCCTGACCGGCGCCGGGCTGCCCGCGCCGCTGGCCGCGATCCTGGCCGGCGTGGACGCCTCGATCGAGAAGGGCGAACTGGCCGTCTCCTCCGGCGACCTGTCCCGGCTGACCGGCCGGCCGACCACCCCGCTGGCGGACGCCGTCGCCGCGGCCCTCAAGGACTGA
- a CDS encoding helix-turn-helix domain-containing protein, with protein MTVSNQMTDAEALCPHRLVLEHVTSRWGVLVLIELLERPYRFSELRRAVSRFGGRTVSEKMLTQTLQTLERDGLVHRDAKPVIPPRVDYSLTGLGREAAEQVRALARWTDTRMGDVEKARREYDEARELRSRAS; from the coding sequence ATGACGGTAAGCAACCAGATGACCGACGCCGAGGCGCTGTGCCCCCACCGCCTAGTCCTGGAGCACGTCACCAGCCGCTGGGGTGTCCTCGTCCTGATCGAACTGCTGGAGCGGCCGTACCGGTTCAGCGAGCTGCGCCGGGCTGTCAGCCGGTTCGGCGGCCGTACCGTCAGCGAGAAGATGCTCACCCAGACCCTCCAGACCCTGGAGCGCGACGGCCTGGTCCACCGGGACGCCAAGCCGGTCATCCCGCCCCGGGTCGACTACTCGCTCACCGGCCTCGGCCGGGAGGCGGCGGAGCAGGTGCGCGCCCTGGCGCGGTGGACCGACACCCGCATGGGCGACGTGGAGAAGGCCCGCCGGGAGTACGACGAAGCCCGGGAACTCAGGTCCCGGGCTTCGTAG
- a CDS encoding 2-oxoacid:ferredoxin oxidoreductase subunit beta, whose protein sequence is MTDATNGLLQLVPKAEAKQSMKDFKSDQEVRWCPGCGDYAILAAVQGFMPELGLARENIVFVSGIGCSSRFPYYMNTYGMHSIHGRAPAIATGLASSRQDLSVWVVTGDGDALSIGGNHLIHALRRNVNLKILLFNNRIYGLTKGQYSPTSEVGKITKSTPMGSLDAPFNPVSLAIGAEASFVARTIDSDRKHLTEVLRAAAGHPGTALIEIYQNCNIFNDGAFDALKDKQQAEEALIRLEHGQPIRFGADGSRGVVRDQRTGDLKVVTVTAQNEADVLVHDAHSASPTTAFALSRLADPDTLHHTPIGVFRSVERPVYDTAMADQLDTAIEQKGKGDLAALLAGGDTWTVVG, encoded by the coding sequence ATGACTGACGCCACCAACGGGCTGCTGCAGCTGGTGCCCAAGGCCGAGGCGAAGCAGTCGATGAAGGACTTCAAGTCGGATCAGGAGGTGCGCTGGTGCCCGGGCTGCGGTGACTACGCGATCCTCGCCGCCGTGCAGGGCTTCATGCCCGAGCTGGGCCTGGCCAGGGAGAACATCGTCTTCGTCTCCGGCATCGGCTGCTCGTCCCGCTTCCCGTACTACATGAACACCTACGGGATGCACTCCATCCACGGCCGCGCCCCCGCCATCGCGACCGGCCTCGCGTCGTCCCGGCAGGACCTGAGCGTATGGGTGGTCACCGGCGACGGCGACGCACTGTCGATCGGCGGCAACCACCTGATCCACGCGCTGCGGCGCAACGTCAACCTGAAGATCCTGCTGTTCAACAACCGGATCTACGGGCTCACCAAGGGCCAGTACTCCCCCACCTCCGAGGTCGGCAAGATCACCAAGTCGACGCCGATGGGGTCGCTGGACGCCCCGTTCAACCCGGTGTCCCTCGCGATCGGCGCGGAGGCGTCGTTCGTGGCGCGCACCATCGACTCCGACCGCAAGCACCTCACCGAGGTGTTGCGTGCCGCCGCCGGCCACCCGGGCACCGCGCTGATCGAGATCTACCAGAACTGCAACATCTTCAACGACGGCGCCTTCGACGCCCTGAAGGACAAGCAGCAGGCCGAGGAGGCGCTGATCCGGCTCGAGCACGGGCAGCCGATCCGTTTCGGCGCCGACGGCTCCCGCGGGGTCGTACGGGACCAGCGGACCGGTGACCTGAAGGTCGTCACGGTGACCGCGCAGAACGAGGCGGACGTCCTCGTGCACGACGCCCACTCCGCGTCCCCCACCACCGCCTTCGCGCTGTCCCGGCTCGCCGACCCGGACACCCTGCACCACACCCCGATCGGCGTCTTCCGCTCGGTGGAGCGTCCGGTCTACGACACGGCGATGGCCGACCAGCTCGACACCGCCATCGAACAGAAGGGCAAGGGCGACCTGGCCGCCCTGCTCGCCGGCGGCGACACCTGGACGGTCGTCGGCTGA
- a CDS encoding 2-oxoacid:acceptor oxidoreductase subunit alpha, with product MTSQVSSPAEQTDGTVVGEQRKPGGAKDVRRLDRVIIRFAGDSGDGMQLTGDRFTSETASFGNDLSTLPNFPAEIRAPAGTLPGVSSFQLHFADHDILTPGDAPNVLVAMNPAALKANIGDLPRGAEIIVNTDEFSKRALQKVGYENSPLEDGSLDGYSLHPVPLTTLTVEALKEFSLSRKEAERSKNMFALGLLSWMYHRPTEGTEKFLKSKFAKKPDIAEANIAAFRAGWNFGETTEDFAVSYEVAPATRAFPTGTYRNISGNLALAYGLVAASRQADLPLFLGSYPITPASDILHELSKHKNFGVRTFQAEDEIAGIGAALGAAFGGSLAVTTTSGPGVALKSETIGLAVSLELPLLVVDIQRGGPSTGLPTKTEQADLLQAMFGRNGEAPVPIVAPKTPADCFDAALEAARIALTYRTPVMLLSDGYLANGSEPWRIPDLEELPDLRVQFASGPNHTLEDGTEVFWPYKRDPQTLARPWAVPGTPGLEHRIGGIEKQDGTGNISYDPANHDFMVRARQAKIDGIEVPDLEVDDPHGARTLVLGWGSTYGPITAAVRRLRAAGDSVAQAHLRHLNPFPRNLGHVLEQYDKVVVPEMNLGQLATLVRAKYLVDAHSYTQVNGMPFKAEQLAAALKEAIDD from the coding sequence GTGACCAGCCAGGTCAGCAGCCCAGCGGAGCAGACCGACGGAACCGTCGTGGGAGAGCAGCGCAAACCGGGCGGAGCCAAGGACGTGCGGCGCCTGGACCGGGTGATCATCCGGTTCGCCGGGGACTCGGGTGACGGTATGCAGCTCACCGGGGACCGTTTCACCTCGGAGACGGCGTCCTTCGGGAACGACCTCTCCACCCTGCCGAACTTCCCGGCCGAGATCCGCGCCCCCGCCGGCACCCTGCCGGGCGTCTCCTCGTTCCAGCTCCACTTCGCCGACCACGACATCCTGACCCCGGGCGACGCGCCGAACGTGCTGGTCGCGATGAACCCGGCCGCCCTGAAGGCGAACATCGGCGATCTGCCGCGCGGCGCCGAGATCATCGTGAACACGGACGAGTTCAGCAAGCGGGCCCTGCAGAAGGTGGGGTACGAGAACTCGCCGCTGGAGGACGGCTCGCTCGACGGCTACAGCCTCCACCCGGTGCCGCTGACCACGCTCACGGTCGAGGCGCTGAAGGAGTTCAGCCTGTCCCGCAAGGAGGCCGAGCGCAGCAAGAACATGTTCGCGCTGGGCCTGCTGTCGTGGATGTACCACCGGCCCACCGAGGGCACCGAGAAGTTCCTGAAGTCGAAGTTCGCGAAGAAGCCGGACATCGCCGAGGCGAACATCGCCGCGTTCCGGGCGGGCTGGAACTTCGGCGAGACCACCGAGGACTTCGCGGTCTCCTACGAGGTCGCCCCGGCCACCCGGGCGTTCCCGACGGGCACGTACCGGAACATCTCGGGGAACCTGGCCCTGGCCTACGGTCTGGTCGCCGCCTCCCGGCAGGCGGACCTGCCGCTGTTCCTGGGTTCGTACCCGATCACGCCGGCCTCGGACATCCTGCACGAGCTGTCCAAGCACAAGAACTTCGGCGTGCGGACCTTCCAGGCGGAGGACGAGATCGCGGGCATCGGCGCGGCGCTCGGCGCGGCGTTCGGCGGTTCCCTCGCGGTGACGACGACGTCCGGTCCCGGTGTGGCGCTGAAGTCGGAGACGATCGGCTTGGCCGTCTCCCTGGAGCTGCCGCTGCTGGTCGTGGACATCCAGCGCGGCGGTCCCTCGACGGGTCTGCCGACCAAGACCGAGCAGGCGGACCTGCTGCAGGCGATGTTCGGCCGCAACGGCGAGGCCCCGGTGCCGATCGTGGCGCCGAAGACCCCCGCGGACTGCTTCGACGCGGCGCTGGAGGCGGCCCGGATCGCGCTGACGTACCGAACGCCGGTGATGCTGCTGTCCGACGGGTACCTGGCCAACGGCTCCGAGCCGTGGCGGATCCCGGACCTGGAGGAGCTGCCGGACCTGCGGGTGCAGTTCGCGTCCGGTCCGAACCACACGCTGGAGGACGGCACGGAGGTCTTCTGGCCGTACAAGCGGGATCCGCAGACCCTCGCCAGACCGTGGGCGGTCCCGGGCACGCCGGGGCTGGAGCACCGCATCGGCGGCATCGAGAAGCAGGACGGCACGGGCAACATCTCCTACGACCCCGCCAACCACGACTTCATGGTCCGCGCCCGCCAGGCCAAGATCGACGGCATCGAGGTCCCGGACCTGGAGGTCGACGACCCGCACGGCGCGAGGACGCTGGTCCTGGGCTGGGGTTCGACCTACGGCCCGATCACGGCGGCGGTACGGCGGCTGCGGGCGGCCGGAGACTCCGTCGCGCAGGCGCACCTGCGCCACCTCAACCCCTTCCCGCGTAACCTCGGACACGTGCTCGAGCAGTACGACAAGGTGGTCGTCCCCGAGATGAACCTGGGGCAGCTGGCCACCCTGGTCCGGGCGAAGTACCTGGTCGACGCCCACTCCTACACCCAGGTCAACGGCATGCCGTTCAAGGCGGAACAGCTCGCCGCGGCGCTGAAGGAGGCCATCGATGACTGA